The DNA region CATTCACGGCAAGTCGGCAGCACTGCCTCGAAGTTCTGAAAAAGGAAGGCGTTTTCGCGCCGCCGCGCCTCCAGCACCAACGGCTCGATCCTTTGCCAGACCGCGATCGCGAAACCGCCGATCGTCGGCAGAATATCGTCCTCGTTGATCAGCCCGTGCTGAATCAGATTGCCCACCCGATCATAGAACCCGCCGACCCGATGGAGCGCGCGTTCGGCCCGCTCGCCGCGTCCGCCGGCGACGAACTCCTCCCAGACCTGGCTCGGCAACTTGTGCAGTAGATAGAGCTCGTCGTCCCGAAACTCCGGACTCTGCCAAATCTCGAACAGATGCGAAGTAATTTGGAAATAGCGGTCGCGCGTCGCCTGTCGCAATTGCAGCACGACGAAAATCGCACTCGCCACGATCGCGACCGAAGAAACGATCGTCGCGATCGCGGCGTCAGCCTGCCAGTCCATCCGCGCGCTTCCTTACTACTTTTCCTGAGCGAAAATCCTTCTCCGCGACACTGGTGCCGGACAAGCTTGAGGACCGAACACTCATAGTCTCATAAACCGTCGGACTCCGGATCACAACGCGCCGGGCTGATGGAGGTCGAGGACGAGTTCGAAGAGCCGCCGTTCCGTGCGAATCGACTTCAACGCCGCCTCGCGAATCTGCTCGAAATCGCGCTCAATCCGTGGCGCCAGCCGCGCGATCAACTGATCGGATTTCGGGTCGGCGTCGGGAAGCGCGTGCGCGATACGGCAGCGGAAAACCACGCGTTCGATGCCGTCGGCGCGTTCCAGCGCGAGGGTCAGCGTGATCGCGTCGGGAGCGTTCTCAGTGGGCGCTGCGGCGGCCAGCCGGTAGATTCCGCGGCCGGTGCGCAGCTCGATAGACATCAGAAATGCTTGAGGTTACGCGCGCTCGCCCGGCTGCCCCGCACTCAGGCTGCGCGCGAGGCCGTCCCGCGCGTGCGTGTTCCACGCTCCCAGAACAGTACTACTGGACCGGCTATATAGATAGACGAGTAGGTGCCGGTGATGATCCCGATGAAAAGTGTGAAGGCCGCCGGCCGCAGAATCGGCCCGCCGAGCAGCAGCAACGAGGCCAGCACCGTCAGCGCCGTCCCCGAAGTCAGGATCGTCCGCGAAAGTGTCTCATTAATCGCGCGGTTCATGATCGAGGCGAGCGGCTCGCGCCGCCGTTTGCCAGCGTCTTCGCGAATCCGATCGGAGACGATAATCGTGTCATGCACCGAATAACCGATCACCGTCAGCAGCGCCGCCAGCGTCGTCAGATCGAACTCGAAGCGGGTCAGAATCAGCGCGAGACTGACGACCAGCACGTCATGAATTAGCGCGATCACCGCGCCCGCGCCAAAACTCCAGCTCACGCCGCGGAACTGCAGCGCGATATAGATTCCCATGAAGATGGTCGCGACCGCGACCGCCAGAAACCCATCGACCCGCAAGTCATGGCCGACCTTCGCGCCGACCGTCTCGACCCGCAAAACCTCAGTCTTGTTCGCGCCGGCGTAACTTTCGTTGACTGCCGCCTGGATCCGGCTACCGATACTGCCGATATTTTTCACCTTCTCGAAGCGGACGAGGAACTGATTCAACTCGCGCGCGCCGAAATCCTGCACAGTGACGTCGCCCAGATCGAGCGGCGCCAGCGCCTGGCGAATACGGTCGCCGGAGGTCGGCTGATCAAACTTCAACTGGACGACGCTGCCGCCAGTGAAGTCGACGCCGTAATTGAAGCCGAAGACGATCAAGCAGACGATCGCGGCCAGATTGATCACGGTCGAGAGCGCAACGAAGAAATAACGCTTGCCGACGAAATCCAGATCGATGTCAGGCGGAATGAGCTGTAGCGACATTTCCCCCTCAAGTCTTCTGCGGCGTGCGCGCCGCGCGCCACGACGCGTGCAGCTAGGCCGCTACCGGCTTGGCCTTAGCGCATTTGCTGCAGAGATTGTTCACGTTCTCGGGATCTTCCTGCAGCCCTTCATCGAGCGAATGACAGACCTTCGAGCATTTCGCACAGATGAAGTAGATGCCCTCGATCGTCTTGTTGATCCGCTCGCGGTTGAGGATTCGCCCGCGCAGCTTTTCGAGCCGAATCCCGAGCAAGTCCACATATTGCCGCTTGATCTTCCGCCGCCCCGCCTCATCTTTAGGTAAGTCGGCGTCCTCGGTCTCTTCGACGGTCTCGGCCAACCCGGCCATTAGATCACGCTTGGTGGACTTCGCTTTGCGCACTCTCGCCATCTTCGCCCAGCCTCTCGCTTAACGCGTCCGCCCGACGTAGCCGCAAGCCTTCTCGCACACCAGGTAGAAGCCCTTGCGGCCGTAGCCCGCAAAGAGCGTCACCTTGCTCTCCGCGCCGCAACTCGGACACATATGTTTGTGCTGGGCCTGCGCGCCTTTTTCCGCTGTCTTCGCCTTTTTCTCTGCCATTGCTCAACCCGCCGATCGATATTGAAACCAGTTCCCGCGCCGCGCGCGCCGCAAAAAATTACCCGGCGCCAGCTCAACCTGATGCATGCATCCGATTTTTCGCCAGTGGCCGGGACTCGTTCAGCCTAAACGCCCGCCGCCCTCAGAGTCAAGCGCGACCGCGCTGCGGGGCAGTCGTCCTTCGTTCACCGCATTGAGCGCGGAGGCGATCGCGGCCCGCTCGCGCACGTTCGGCCACATCACCACCACGGTGCCGAGCGCCATGATCAGACCTCCCGCCCAGAGCCAGAAGACCAGCGGTGTGAGGAAAATTTGAAAGGTCGCCTGGCCGCTATCGTCCACGCCAGCGAGCACGACGTAAAGATCGTTCAGCGGGGTCGAGCGCAGTGCGACGATCGTCGCGGGCTGACCCTGACGTTTGTAGAACAGCTTGGCCGGCTCCATCAGGGCGAGCGGCTTGCCGTCGCGCAGAACCTCGACCTGTGCCCGCTCGGTTTCGACATGCGCGTTGGCGCTGTTTTTGATCCCGATATAAAAGAGCTCGTAGGGGCCGATATCAATACTCTGGCCGGCCTTCACCGATTTTTTCACCTCGACGCGAAAAAACGACGAGGCGACGATTCCGATAAACGCGAGGATCACCCCAAGATGGATCACGTAGCCGCCGTAGCGGCGATTGTTCTTCGCGACCAGATTGACCAGCGCCCTGGCGCGCGGTTCGCCAACCAGCCGGCGGCGTGCGCCGACGCCGCGGCGAAACTCGGTGATAATCGTGCCGACCACGAATGCGGCCAATGAGAACGCCGTCAGCACGTACCATTGATGCAGCCCCGCCAGCCCGACGGCGAGGCCGGTTGCCAGCGCGATTACGATCGGCGCGATAAAAGTTCGCGCGAGGTTTTCAGGTGACGAGCGCCGCCACGCAATCAGCGGCCCGACCCCCATCAAAAAGATCAGTGCCAGCGCGAGCGGCGCATTGACCTTGTTGAAGAACGGCGGTCCGACGGTGATTTTGACCCCGCGCACGGCCTCGGAGAGCACCGGGAAAATAGTGCCCCAGAAGACCGCGAAGGCGATCCCGACCAGGACGAGGTTGTTGAAGAGGAAGGCGGCTTCGCGCGACAGGTATGACTCGAACTCGGCCGGCGTGCGTAGCAGCTTGACCCGCGAGATCAGGAGCGCGGCATAGGCCACCGTCGCGACTACCAGGAAGGTCAGAAAATAGGGTCCAAGACCCGATTGCGTGAACGAGTGCACCGACGAGACCACCCCGCTGCGGGTCAGAAAGGTGCCGAAGAGCGTCAGCCCGAAGGCCATCCCGATGAGCGCGAGGTTCCACACTTTCAGCATGTCCTTGCGTTCCTGGATCATCACCGAGTGCAGGTAGGCGGTCATCACCAGCCACGGCATGAAGGCGGCGTTCTCGACCGGATCCCAGGCCCAGTAGCCGCCCCAGCCCAAGACCTCGTAGGCCCAGCGCGCGCCGAACAGATTACCGAGCGTCAGGAAAAACCACGAAAAGATTGCCCACCGTCGCGTCGTGCGGATCCAGGTGTCGTCGAGCCGGCCGGTGATCAGCGCCGCAGCGCCAAAGGCGAACGGCACGCTGGCGCTGACATAACCGGTGTAGAGTGAGGGCGGATGAATCGCCATCCAATAATTCTGCAGCAGCGGATTCAGCCCCACGCCGTCCGCCGGAATCGCCTTGACCAAGTCGAACGGCCGCGTGACGAAGTTCAGCATCCCGAGAAAGAAGATCGCGAGCACGGCGAGGACGGCGAGTGCGTATGGAGCGATTTCGAGATTGCGCCGCCGGTTCTGCATCGCCACGATCGCGGTGAAGATCGAGAGTAGCCAGGTCCAGAGCAGCAGCGAGCCCTGCTGTCCGCCCCATAGCGCGGTGAATTTGTAAATGGAGGGTAGCGTCAGGCTTGAGTAAGTGGCGGTATACTCGAGTGTGAAATCGGTTCCGAGCAGCGCCGTCCACAGCACGATCATCGCGACGGTGACCATCGCGCAGGTCGCCCAGACCGCGTGGCGCGCACTGACGATCAGCGCAGGCAAGCCGTGCCGCGCGCCGATTACGTTGGCGAGGACGCCGTAGAAGGCGAGAAACAGCGCCAGCGCCAGAGCGATTTGACCAATCAGCGGCATGGCTTAATCGGACACGATTAGTTTGGCGCCGCTGTCGTCAGGTCTCGCGAGCGTCAGTCCCACAACTGAGAAGTCCCTTTTGTCATTCTGAGCCGAGTCTGCGCGGCGAAGAATCCCGGATCTTTTTCTTGCATCTTTGCTGTAACACTAGCTCGCCTTGCCGGAGTTTTTGGCCGGATCTTTAGGCACGTACTTCGACGGACAACTCGTTAGCACCTGCCGCGCCTCGATCGTGTTGCCGGGGCCGAGACGCCCCTCGACGATAACGTCGCGGCCCGCGCCAAACATATCGGGCTTGGGCTCGCCGCGGGAGATCACCCGGAA from Candidatus Binataceae bacterium includes:
- the secF gene encoding protein translocase subunit SecF, whose product is MSLQLIPPDIDLDFVGKRYFFVALSTVINLAAIVCLIVFGFNYGVDFTGGSVVQLKFDQPTSGDRIRQALAPLDLGDVTVQDFGARELNQFLVRFEKVKNIGSIGSRIQAAVNESYAGANKTEVLRVETVGAKVGHDLRVDGFLAVAVATIFMGIYIALQFRGVSWSFGAGAVIALIHDVLVVSLALILTRFEFDLTTLAALLTVIGYSVHDTIIVSDRIREDAGKRRREPLASIMNRAINETLSRTILTSGTALTVLASLLLLGGPILRPAAFTLFIGIITGTYSSIYIAGPVVLFWERGTRTRGTASRAA
- a CDS encoding heme lyase CcmF/NrfE family subunit, which gives rise to MPLIGQIALALALFLAFYGVLANVIGARHGLPALIVSARHAVWATCAMVTVAMIVLWTALLGTDFTLEYTATYSSLTLPSIYKFTALWGGQQGSLLLWTWLLSIFTAIVAMQNRRRNLEIAPYALAVLAVLAIFFLGMLNFVTRPFDLVKAIPADGVGLNPLLQNYWMAIHPPSLYTGYVSASVPFAFGAAALITGRLDDTWIRTTRRWAIFSWFFLTLGNLFGARWAYEVLGWGGYWAWDPVENAAFMPWLVMTAYLHSVMIQERKDMLKVWNLALIGMAFGLTLFGTFLTRSGVVSSVHSFTQSGLGPYFLTFLVVATVAYAALLISRVKLLRTPAEFESYLSREAAFLFNNLVLVGIAFAVFWGTIFPVLSEAVRGVKITVGPPFFNKVNAPLALALIFLMGVGPLIAWRRSSPENLARTFIAPIVIALATGLAVGLAGLHQWYVLTAFSLAAFVVGTIITEFRRGVGARRRLVGEPRARALVNLVAKNNRRYGGYVIHLGVILAFIGIVASSFFRVEVKKSVKAGQSIDIGPYELFYIGIKNSANAHVETERAQVEVLRDGKPLALMEPAKLFYKRQGQPATIVALRSTPLNDLYVVLAGVDDSGQATFQIFLTPLVFWLWAGGLIMALGTVVVMWPNVRERAAIASALNAVNEGRLPRSAVALDSEGGGRLG